The Stutzerimonas stutzeri DNA window GGTCAGGTAGAGGCTCTGTTCGCCCACGACCGGCAGGTCGTCGGTGCGCTTGACCTCGAACATGCGGTTGGTCGTCCACTGGCCGTTCTGCCAGCTGTAAACCTGCCCGGTGAATTCGCGGAAATTGATTTCCGGGTCGAAATTGGTGGCAAAATACTTGCCGTGGAAACCGGCGTTGACGTCGAGGATGTCGATCGACTCGATCTTGTCGAAGTATTCCTGTTGGGCCAGAGCGGCGTAGGCGTTGACCACGCCCGGGTCGAAGCCGGCACCGAGGATGGCGGTGATGCCCTTTTCCTGGCATTCGGCCAGGTGCTTCCACTCGTAGTTGCCGTACCACGGCGGCGTTTCGCAGATCTTGCCCGGCTCTTCATGGATCGCGGTATCGAGATACGCGACGCCGGTGTCGATGCAGGCGCGCAGCACGGACATGTTGAGGAAGGCAGAACCGACATTGATGACGATCTGCGATTCGGTTTCACGAATCAGCGCCTTGGTCGCTTCCACGTCCATGGCGTCCAGCGCATAGGCCTTGATCTCGCCGGGCTGCTTCAGCCCGCCCTTGGCCTGGACGCTGTCGATGATGGCCTGGCATTTGGAGATGCTGCGCGACGCGATAGCAATACGACCGAGTTCGTCGTTGTGCTGCGCGCACTTGTGGGCCACCACCTTGGCAACACCTCCTGCGCCAATGATAAGAACGTTTTTCTTCAATTGTTTCACCCCCTTGTACTGCGGCCTCAGGAAAGGCTGGACAGGTAATCGTTAAAGTCGAACTCACGAACCATCTCGACGCTGCCGTCGAGCTGCTTTACCACGATGGACGGCATTTTCAGACCGTTGAACCAGTTTTTCTTGACCATGGTGTAGCCTGCCGCGTCGATGAACGACAGCCGATCGCCGATGGCCAGCGGACGATCGAATTGGTACTCACCGAAGATATCGCCGGCCAGACAGCTCTTTCCGCACACCATGTAGCTGTGCTCGCCGTCGTTGGGCGCCATCTTGGCGTTGAGGCGGTAGATCAGCAGGTCGAGCATGTGCGCTTCGATGGAGCTGTCGACCACCGCGAGGTTCTTGCCGTTGTACAGGGTGTCGAGCACGGTGACTTCCAGCGAGGAGCTCATGGTGATCGCCGCCTCGCCGGGCTCCAGGTAGACCTGCACGCCGAATTTTTCCGAGAACGCCTTCAGTCGCGCGCAGAAGGCATCGAGCGGATAGCCTTCGCCGGTGAAGTGGATGCCACCGCCGAGGCTGACCCACTGGACCTGTTCCAGCAGATGGCCGAAGCGCTCCTCGATGGTGCTCAGCATCTTGTCGAACAGCTCGAAGCTCGAGTTCTCGCAGTTGTTGTGGAACATGAAGCCGCTGATCTTGCCGATCACCGCCTCGATCTTCGCCGGATCATGCTCACCCAGGCGGCTGAACGGCCGCGCCGGGTCGGCCAGCAGGTAGTCCGAACTGCTCACCTGCGGATTGACGCGCAGGCCGCGGATGGTTCCCTCGGTCGCCTCGGCGAAGCGCTCCAGCTGACCGATGGAGTTGAAGATGATCTTGTCGCAGTTGGCGACCATCTCTTCGATCTCGTCGTCGGCCCAGGCCACGCTGTACGCGTGGGTCTCGCCGGCGAACTTC harbors:
- a CDS encoding saccharopine dehydrogenase family protein; its protein translation is MKKNVLIIGAGGVAKVVAHKCAQHNDELGRIAIASRSISKCQAIIDSVQAKGGLKQPGEIKAYALDAMDVEATKALIRETESQIVINVGSAFLNMSVLRACIDTGVAYLDTAIHEEPGKICETPPWYGNYEWKHLAECQEKGITAILGAGFDPGVVNAYAALAQQEYFDKIESIDILDVNAGFHGKYFATNFDPEINFREFTGQVYSWQNGQWTTNRMFEVKRTDDLPVVGEQSLYLTGHDEVHSLSKHLDVPNIRFWMSFGEHYINVFTVLKNLGLLSEQPVRTAEGLEVVPLKVVKAVLPDPASLAPGYTGKTCIGDLVKGTKDGQPRELFIYNVADHEEAYAETDSQGISYTAGVPPVAAALLIARGEWDAKRMVNVEELPAQPFLKLLDVMGLRTRIKDEHGDRPWDR
- a CDS encoding carboxynorspermidine decarboxylase, which codes for MIKTPYYLIDKQKLLGNLEKIAYVREQSGAKALLALKCFATWSVFDLMQQYMDGTTSSSLYELKLGRQKFAGETHAYSVAWADDEIEEMVANCDKIIFNSIGQLERFAEATEGTIRGLRVNPQVSSSDYLLADPARPFSRLGEHDPAKIEAVIGKISGFMFHNNCENSSFELFDKMLSTIEERFGHLLEQVQWVSLGGGIHFTGEGYPLDAFCARLKAFSEKFGVQVYLEPGEAAITMSSSLEVTVLDTLYNGKNLAVVDSSIEAHMLDLLIYRLNAKMAPNDGEHSYMVCGKSCLAGDIFGEYQFDRPLAIGDRLSFIDAAGYTMVKKNWFNGLKMPSIVVKQLDGSVEMVREFDFNDYLSSLS